A window of the Azospirillum formosense genome harbors these coding sequences:
- a CDS encoding L,D-transpeptidase, with protein MQRTATFLWHLVPTATLAIALALVSPGAPRAQDGATTAETSAGSVPARQIVISLAERRLHLLEEGRPPRSFPVAIGRPGVAIPLGDSRVLRKRRNPTWHPTANQRRENPSLPASVPPGPSNPLGRFALDLGWTAIAIHGTNEPGSVGRRASGGCFRMLPADITTLFEAVPVGTPVRVVSGPAVLPSPQPAVAVAAATSPPPIPAPPPKVAPPLPILADPRCATSGAPLRRMICTVPDLAALDGRARGLHQRHLAALPAERRDDAAYALLQEERRFDDRITARCWVRRGMEADPAVAAAAEACLRDALSVRLEEAKRR; from the coding sequence ATGCAGCGCACCGCGACATTCTTGTGGCATCTCGTCCCGACGGCAACCCTGGCGATTGCCCTGGCGCTCGTTTCGCCCGGCGCCCCGCGCGCGCAGGACGGCGCCACCACCGCCGAAACCAGCGCTGGGAGTGTTCCGGCGCGGCAAATCGTCATCAGCCTGGCCGAGCGCCGGCTTCATCTGCTGGAGGAGGGGCGCCCGCCGCGATCCTTCCCGGTCGCCATCGGGCGGCCCGGCGTGGCGATTCCGCTGGGGGACAGCCGGGTCCTGCGCAAGCGGCGCAACCCGACCTGGCACCCGACCGCCAACCAGCGCCGGGAAAACCCGTCGCTGCCGGCGTCGGTGCCGCCGGGTCCGTCGAATCCGCTGGGCAGGTTCGCGCTCGACCTCGGCTGGACGGCCATCGCCATCCACGGCACCAACGAGCCCGGCTCGGTGGGCCGCCGGGCCAGCGGCGGCTGTTTCCGCATGCTGCCCGCCGACATCACCACCCTGTTCGAGGCCGTGCCGGTGGGAACCCCCGTCCGAGTCGTTTCCGGGCCGGCCGTCCTCCCGTCGCCACAACCCGCCGTCGCGGTCGCCGCGGCGACTTCCCCGCCACCGATTCCGGCGCCGCCGCCAAAGGTCGCGCCGCCTCTTCCCATCCTGGCCGATCCGCGCTGCGCCACGTCCGGCGCGCCGCTGCGCCGGATGATCTGCACGGTGCCGGACCTCGCCGCACTGGACGGGCGGGCGCGCGGGCTGCACCAGCGCCATCTCGCCGCCCTGCCGGCGGAGCGCCGCGACGACGCCGCCTACGCGCTGCTCCAGGAGGAGCGCCGCTTCGACGACCGCATCACCGCCCGCTGCTGGGTCCGCCGCGGCATGGAGGCGGACCCGGCGGTCGCCGCCGCCGCGGAGGCCTGCCTGCGCGACGCCCTGAGCGTGCGGCTGGAGGAGGCGAAGCGCCGCTGA
- a CDS encoding ABC transporter ATP-binding protein, which produces MAALLEVEGLSKRFRGLKAVSNVGFSVPEGRIVALIGPNGAGKTTTFNLIAGVFPPDEGRVHLKGAPITGLKPNRVCAAGIGRTFQIVKPFGQLSVEENVIVGALARERSVAAARDHARSVLDRLGLADQAARPARSLTLPDRKRLEVARALATRPILLLLDEVLAGLRPTEVDRMVEVLRDLNRREGMTILMIEHVMRAVMALSDQVVVLDHGEKIADGLPAEVVANPKVIESYLGAEDL; this is translated from the coding sequence ATGGCGGCGCTTCTCGAGGTCGAGGGCCTGTCCAAGCGGTTCCGCGGACTGAAGGCCGTCTCCAACGTCGGCTTCTCCGTACCGGAGGGCCGGATCGTCGCGCTGATCGGGCCGAACGGCGCCGGCAAGACGACCACCTTCAACCTGATCGCCGGGGTCTTCCCGCCCGACGAGGGGCGGGTGCATCTGAAGGGCGCGCCGATCACCGGGCTGAAGCCCAACCGCGTCTGCGCCGCCGGGATCGGCCGGACCTTCCAGATCGTCAAGCCCTTCGGGCAGCTGTCGGTCGAGGAGAATGTGATCGTCGGCGCGCTGGCCCGCGAACGGTCGGTGGCGGCGGCGCGCGACCACGCCCGGTCGGTGCTGGACCGGCTGGGTCTGGCCGATCAGGCCGCCCGCCCGGCGCGCAGCCTGACCCTGCCGGACCGCAAGCGGCTGGAGGTCGCCCGCGCCCTCGCCACCCGCCCGATCCTTCTGCTGCTGGACGAGGTTCTGGCCGGCCTGCGCCCGACCGAGGTGGACCGCATGGTCGAGGTGCTGCGCGACCTGAACCGGCGCGAGGGCATGACGATCCTGATGATCGAGCATGTGATGCGCGCGGTGATGGCCCTCTCCGACCAAGTGGTCGTACTCGACCATGGCGAGAAGATCGCCGACGGCCTGCCGGCGGAAGTCGTGGCGAACCCCAAGGTGATCGAATCGTACCTGGGCGCCGAGGATCTCTGA
- a CDS encoding tetratricopeptide repeat protein, with protein MDTIEQTLAVATEHHRAGRTTEAESLYREVLAASPGHPDALHLLGVLGLQGGRPAEAVDLIGRAVAGDPTSPLLHANLGHALHATGQTRDAALSFARALTLLTNDGEGWGNVSALAGLIRRYDDETRRAAAAEVDTAYAMGDVMRRHSLLFLLDGDIARYEALTDAVLEDPMRFTVPSIHYAFWGMAMQLFQGAARRGDSGAFQSGNLTDYYRLMVDETALRYHLRRRMKRATPRDTVKRVALITNQMLGAGHQPTADAFDFARRLQDEFGREVVIINPNAMAITGENGFVPEYSYNITEEYEGEQVIAAFGARVRMMSFPQKRFDEEKVNAIVDYVDGFDPDVIVAFGGSNVVADLFSGARPVICLPTSSGLPLSMARLVLGYGEADTAEGWPADMAERFRPFSFGWTLPPAGPERSRADFGLPEAGPLFLVVGNRLDQEAGPDFLALVDSLLDRLPEARIAVAGGVESLPQRIAALRNADRVHTLGDLDDVRALHRLATAYLNPRRQGGGGSAAFALADGVPVVTAAAGDVATVAGPAFTVADDAAYLERAVALAGDAAFRDRQSAEARARFAEAGDRRASVERLLAYALEAQTA; from the coding sequence ATGGACACCATCGAACAGACGCTGGCCGTTGCGACCGAACACCACCGCGCCGGCCGCACCACGGAGGCGGAAAGCCTGTACCGCGAGGTGCTGGCGGCGTCGCCCGGCCATCCGGACGCGCTGCATCTGCTTGGCGTCCTCGGGCTGCAGGGCGGGCGGCCGGCGGAGGCCGTGGACCTGATCGGACGGGCGGTGGCCGGCGACCCGACCTCGCCCCTGCTGCACGCCAACCTGGGACACGCCCTGCACGCCACCGGCCAGACCCGCGACGCGGCGCTGAGCTTCGCCCGCGCCCTGACCCTGCTGACCAACGACGGCGAAGGCTGGGGCAACGTCAGCGCGCTGGCCGGGCTGATCCGCCGCTACGACGACGAGACCCGCCGCGCCGCGGCGGCGGAGGTCGACACGGCCTACGCCATGGGCGACGTGATGCGCCGCCATTCGCTGCTGTTCCTGCTCGACGGCGACATCGCCCGGTACGAGGCGCTGACGGACGCCGTCCTGGAAGACCCGATGCGCTTCACCGTGCCGTCGATCCACTACGCCTTCTGGGGCATGGCGATGCAGCTGTTCCAGGGCGCGGCGCGGCGCGGCGACTCCGGCGCCTTCCAGTCCGGGAACCTCACCGACTATTACCGCCTGATGGTGGACGAGACGGCCCTGCGCTACCACCTGCGCCGCCGCATGAAGCGCGCCACGCCGCGCGACACCGTCAAGCGGGTCGCCCTGATCACCAACCAGATGCTCGGCGCCGGCCACCAGCCCACGGCGGACGCCTTCGACTTCGCCCGCCGCCTGCAGGACGAGTTCGGGCGCGAGGTGGTCATCATCAACCCGAACGCCATGGCGATCACCGGCGAGAACGGCTTCGTCCCCGAATATTCCTACAACATCACCGAGGAGTATGAGGGGGAGCAGGTCATCGCCGCCTTCGGCGCGCGGGTCCGCATGATGTCCTTCCCGCAGAAGCGCTTCGACGAGGAGAAGGTGAACGCCATCGTCGATTATGTGGACGGCTTCGACCCCGACGTCATCGTCGCCTTCGGCGGCTCCAACGTGGTGGCCGACCTGTTCTCCGGCGCCCGCCCGGTGATCTGCCTGCCGACCTCCTCCGGCCTGCCGCTGTCCATGGCCCGGCTGGTGCTGGGCTATGGCGAGGCCGACACCGCCGAGGGCTGGCCGGCGGACATGGCGGAACGCTTCCGCCCCTTCTCCTTCGGCTGGACCCTGCCGCCCGCCGGGCCGGAGCGCAGCCGCGCCGATTTCGGCCTTCCCGAAGCCGGGCCGCTCTTCCTCGTGGTCGGCAACCGCCTGGACCAGGAGGCCGGACCGGACTTCCTGGCTCTGGTGGATTCGCTGCTCGACCGCCTGCCGGAGGCCCGTATCGCCGTCGCCGGCGGCGTGGAGTCGCTGCCGCAGCGGATCGCGGCCCTGCGCAACGCCGACCGCGTCCACACGCTGGGCGACCTCGACGACGTGCGGGCGCTGCACCGGCTCGCCACCGCCTATCTGAACCCGCGCCGCCAGGGCGGCGGCGGCAGCGCCGCCTTCGCCCTGGCCGACGGGGTTCCGGTGGTGACCGCCGCGGCGGGCGACGTGGCGACCGTCGCCGGGCCGGCCTTCACCGTGGCCGACGACGCGGCCTATCTGGAGCGCGCCGTCGCCCTGGCCGGCGACGCGGCCTTCCGCGACCGGCAGTCCGCCGAGGCCCGCGCCCGCTTCGCGGAGGCCGGCGACCGCCGCGCGTCGGTGGAGCGGCTGCTCGCCTACGCGCTGGAAGCCCAGACGGCGTAA
- a CDS encoding flagellar biosynthesis regulator FlaF: MKPTPTYANKPTSDNPRDVEAWALAEASRRLIDAGRSPVNEETLRAALQLNQRLWTIFQAAMTEDDCGHPPEVRTNIAALSLLVDRETVARLIDLDVSKLDTLISINRSVASGLTARPDAPAQGQPAPQAVARPPMAPRSRRRTASRRASPCGSPSEATRFKRETGALRGAGFFVR; encoded by the coding sequence ATGAAGCCGACACCGACATACGCGAACAAGCCGACCTCCGACAATCCCCGTGATGTCGAGGCCTGGGCTTTGGCGGAGGCGTCACGACGCCTGATCGATGCCGGGCGCAGCCCCGTGAACGAAGAGACGCTCCGCGCCGCCCTGCAGTTGAACCAGCGCCTGTGGACGATCTTCCAGGCCGCGATGACCGAGGATGATTGCGGTCATCCGCCCGAGGTGCGCACCAACATCGCCGCCTTGTCGCTGCTGGTCGATCGCGAGACGGTCGCCCGCCTGATCGATCTCGACGTGTCGAAGCTGGACACGCTCATCAGCATCAACCGGTCGGTGGCCAGCGGGCTGACCGCCCGCCCCGACGCGCCCGCCCAGGGGCAGCCCGCTCCGCAGGCGGTGGCGCGTCCGCCGATGGCGCCCAGGTCCCGGCGCCGGACAGCCAGCCGCCGCGCCAGTCCTTGCGGATCTCCATCTGAGGCCACCCGCTTCAAAAGAGAAACCGGCGCCCTTCGGGGCGCCGGTTTTTTTGTTCGGTGA
- a CDS encoding glycosyltransferase family 9 protein: protein MRILFITSNRLGDAVLSTGLLAHLTERHPDAALTIACGPLPAPLFRSVPGLERLLPMPKRAWARHWIDLWRACVGTRWDLVVDLRNSAVGRLVLAKRRFFHARAPRLHKVEEIGRVLGLSPPPPPRLWIDAAAEAEADRLLTGGAEPFLAIGPTANWTGKEWPADRFAELATRLTGPGGRLSGRRVAVLAAGPERERARPVLEALGSRAIDLTGRTDPMAAAACVRRAALYIGNDSGLMHIAAAAGTPTVGLFGPGFPETYGPWGVAARTVISRVPRSELLARQKADPQATGLMDGISVDAVERAAEELFGPAGPAPAMTGTAGPECGEVVTNPCKSPETGP, encoded by the coding sequence TTGCGCATCCTGTTCATCACCTCCAACCGTCTCGGTGACGCGGTTCTTTCCACCGGGCTGCTGGCCCATCTGACGGAGCGGCATCCGGACGCCGCGCTGACCATCGCCTGCGGCCCGCTGCCGGCGCCCCTGTTCCGCTCGGTGCCGGGACTGGAGCGGCTGCTTCCGATGCCGAAGCGGGCCTGGGCGCGGCATTGGATCGACCTGTGGCGGGCCTGCGTCGGCACGCGCTGGGATCTGGTGGTGGACCTGCGCAATTCCGCGGTCGGCCGGCTTGTCCTGGCGAAGCGCCGTTTCTTCCACGCCCGCGCCCCGCGTCTCCACAAGGTGGAGGAGATCGGGCGGGTGCTCGGCCTGTCGCCGCCGCCGCCGCCCCGCCTGTGGATCGACGCGGCGGCCGAGGCCGAGGCCGACCGGCTGCTGACCGGTGGGGCGGAGCCGTTCCTGGCGATCGGCCCGACCGCGAACTGGACCGGCAAGGAGTGGCCGGCCGACCGCTTCGCCGAGCTTGCAACGCGGCTGACTGGCCCCGGCGGCCGGTTGTCCGGCCGGCGCGTCGCCGTCCTGGCCGCCGGGCCGGAGCGCGAGCGCGCGCGACCGGTCCTGGAGGCGCTGGGCAGCCGCGCCATCGACCTGACCGGGCGCACCGATCCCATGGCGGCGGCGGCCTGCGTGCGCCGGGCGGCGCTCTACATCGGCAACGATTCCGGGCTGATGCACATCGCCGCCGCCGCCGGCACGCCGACCGTCGGGCTGTTCGGGCCGGGTTTCCCGGAGACCTACGGCCCTTGGGGCGTGGCGGCGCGCACCGTGATCAGCCGGGTTCCGCGGTCCGAACTTTTGGCCCGCCAGAAGGCCGACCCGCAGGCCACCGGCCTGATGGACGGCATTTCCGTGGACGCGGTCGAGCGGGCGGCGGAGGAATTGTTCGGGCCGGCGGGGCCGGCCCCCGCAATGACGGGCACTGCAGGACCGGAGTGCGGTGAAGTCGTGACAAATCCTTGCAAATCACCGGAAACAGGTCCCTAA
- a CDS encoding branched-chain amino acid ABC transporter permease, translating to MTGRGIVLLALCGALLLAAPMIADRYVLSVLTTVLWFAYVGQAWNVMMGFSGLLSLGHALYVGLGAYASAALFVHFGIGPWAGMWVAMLAATAAGCFIGFLGFRFGVRGVHFALLTIAFAEVARIGFDHLQWFGGSGGFFIPVAGDAGNDLLNLRGSPELFYYVILALVLAALALSRVLLHSRLGYQWLAVREEPEAAEAVGVDLFRARIAAVAVSSALTALGGVFQAFYFNNLFPEQVFSMGRSIEIILPAIVGGIGTLIGPILGAFILTPLGELLTFLIEATGFDLPGLKQLFYGVALVVIVVYRPDGVWPWLAARLGLVRRPGEDA from the coding sequence GTGACGGGGCGCGGGATCGTCCTTCTGGCGCTGTGCGGCGCGCTGCTGCTGGCCGCGCCGATGATCGCCGACCGCTACGTCCTGTCGGTGCTGACCACGGTGCTGTGGTTCGCCTATGTCGGGCAGGCGTGGAACGTGATGATGGGCTTCTCCGGCCTGCTGTCGCTGGGCCACGCGCTCTACGTCGGGCTGGGGGCCTACGCCAGCGCGGCGCTGTTCGTGCATTTCGGGATCGGCCCCTGGGCGGGAATGTGGGTGGCCATGCTGGCGGCGACGGCGGCGGGCTGCTTCATCGGCTTCCTGGGCTTCCGCTTCGGCGTGCGCGGCGTGCATTTCGCGCTGCTGACCATCGCCTTCGCCGAGGTGGCGCGCATCGGCTTCGACCATCTGCAGTGGTTCGGCGGCTCGGGCGGCTTCTTCATCCCGGTGGCCGGCGACGCCGGCAACGACCTGCTGAACCTGCGCGGCTCGCCGGAACTGTTCTACTACGTGATTCTGGCGCTGGTGCTGGCCGCGCTGGCCCTGTCGCGGGTCCTGCTGCACAGCCGCCTGGGCTACCAGTGGCTGGCCGTGCGCGAGGAGCCGGAGGCGGCCGAGGCGGTCGGCGTCGACCTGTTCCGCGCCCGCATCGCGGCGGTGGCCGTGTCCTCGGCGCTGACGGCGCTGGGCGGGGTGTTCCAGGCCTTCTACTTCAACAACCTGTTCCCGGAGCAGGTCTTCTCCATGGGCCGCTCCATCGAGATCATCCTGCCGGCCATCGTCGGCGGCATCGGCACGCTGATCGGGCCGATCCTCGGGGCCTTCATCCTGACCCCGCTGGGCGAGCTGCTGACCTTCCTGATCGAGGCGACCGGCTTCGACCTGCCGGGCCTCAAGCAGCTGTTCTACGGGGTGGCGCTCGTGGTGATCGTCGTCTACCGCCCCGACGGGGTGTGGCCGTGGCTGGCCGCCCGGCTGGGGCTCGTCCGCCGCCCCGGGGAGGACGCGTGA
- the lptF gene encoding LPS export ABC transporter permease LptF encodes MNRLQRYLFRNLLIALLYSTAGLTLTIWLSQSLRLIEMVVEAGAPMRVFLWLLVLTVPTFLGIVLPLALVGAVLFTYNRLATDSELVVMRAAGVGPFALAAPAMLLASGVTVVVYVLNLWLTPAAHQELVHMEYAVRSDYSQLFLREGVFNEVGDRFSVFVRERDSEANLHNVIIHDGRVLEKPVTIMGERAVMLTGAEGARFVVYNGNRQELDRKTNRLSQLFFERYAVDLKVLSSANAERYPDARERSTDELLHPSPQMAQDPKMMRDLLAELHHRLSSPLLALAYTMVALACLLSGEFNRRGQSVRVTTAVLVVMSIQAGVLGLSSLAAKVSALVPLMYVLPLAALLPAAWILSRNLRRRVPPGGEATAG; translated from the coding sequence ATGAACCGACTGCAACGCTATCTCTTCCGCAATCTTCTGATCGCCCTTCTCTATTCCACGGCCGGCCTGACTCTGACGATCTGGCTGAGCCAGTCCTTGCGGCTGATCGAGATGGTGGTGGAAGCCGGGGCGCCGATGCGGGTGTTCCTGTGGCTGCTCGTCCTGACGGTGCCGACCTTCCTCGGCATCGTGCTGCCCCTGGCGCTGGTCGGGGCGGTGCTGTTCACCTACAACCGGCTGGCGACCGACAGCGAGCTGGTGGTGATGCGCGCCGCCGGCGTCGGCCCCTTCGCCCTGGCCGCTCCGGCGATGCTTCTGGCCTCCGGCGTGACGGTGGTCGTCTATGTGCTGAACCTCTGGCTGACGCCCGCCGCCCACCAGGAGCTGGTGCACATGGAATACGCCGTGCGCAGCGACTACTCGCAGCTGTTCCTGCGCGAAGGCGTGTTCAACGAGGTGGGCGACCGCTTCAGCGTCTTCGTGCGCGAGCGCGACAGCGAGGCCAACCTGCACAACGTGATCATCCATGACGGCCGCGTGCTGGAAAAGCCGGTGACGATCATGGGCGAGCGGGCGGTGATGCTGACCGGGGCGGAGGGCGCGCGCTTCGTCGTCTACAACGGCAACCGGCAGGAGCTGGACCGCAAGACCAACCGGCTGTCGCAGCTCTTTTTCGAACGGTACGCGGTCGACCTGAAGGTGCTGAGCAGCGCCAACGCCGAGCGCTATCCGGACGCCCGCGAGCGCTCCACCGACGAGCTGCTGCACCCGTCGCCGCAGATGGCGCAGGACCCGAAGATGATGCGGGACCTGCTGGCGGAGTTGCACCACCGCCTGTCCTCGCCCCTGCTGGCGCTGGCCTACACCATGGTGGCGCTGGCCTGCCTGCTGTCGGGCGAGTTCAACCGGCGGGGCCAGTCGGTGCGGGTGACCACCGCGGTGCTGGTGGTGATGTCCATCCAGGCCGGCGTTCTCGGCCTGTCCAGCCTGGCCGCCAAGGTCAGCGCGCTGGTGCCGCTGATGTATGTGCTGCCGCTGGCGGCGCTGCTGCCGGCCGCCTGGATCCTGTCGCGCAACCTGCGGCGGCGCGTGCCGCCCGGCGGCGAAGCGACGGCGGGCTGA
- a CDS encoding branched-chain amino acid ABC transporter permease translates to MPFDYYLNIAASGLLTGLVYGLAALGLSVIFGVVRVVNFAHGEMMVAGMYGAVLLASLLGLDPILAAPVVAAVLFAFGWLLQRGLVNRFVERPEHMQFILLLGIATIILNAMLMLFGPDSRNVMVPYSFDTVEIGPLLLDAVRLRAGAGAIVVTVALFAFFRFSRTGKAIRACADNPLGARVVGLNIDGLYALTFGIGAAVVGIAGALMTLLVDSRPQLAPEYTLLSFIIVIVGGLGSLPGALLGGMLIGFSEAMAGFLLDPSLKSLFSYGVLIVVLLLRPQGLLGKRS, encoded by the coding sequence ATGCCGTTTGACTATTACCTGAACATCGCCGCGTCGGGCCTGCTGACCGGGCTGGTCTACGGGCTGGCGGCGCTCGGCCTGTCGGTCATCTTCGGCGTGGTGCGCGTGGTCAACTTCGCGCACGGCGAGATGATGGTCGCCGGCATGTACGGCGCCGTTCTGCTGGCCAGCCTGCTCGGGCTCGACCCGATCCTGGCGGCGCCGGTCGTGGCGGCGGTGCTGTTCGCCTTCGGCTGGCTGCTCCAGCGCGGGCTGGTCAACCGCTTCGTGGAGCGGCCCGAGCACATGCAGTTCATCCTGCTGCTGGGCATTGCGACGATCATCCTGAACGCCATGCTGATGCTGTTCGGGCCGGATTCGCGCAACGTCATGGTGCCCTACAGCTTCGACACGGTGGAGATCGGGCCGCTGCTGCTCGACGCGGTTCGGCTGCGCGCCGGGGCCGGGGCGATCGTGGTGACGGTGGCGCTGTTCGCCTTCTTCCGCTTCAGCCGCACCGGCAAGGCCATCCGCGCCTGCGCCGACAACCCGCTGGGCGCCCGCGTCGTCGGGCTGAACATCGACGGGCTCTACGCGCTGACCTTCGGCATCGGCGCCGCGGTGGTGGGCATCGCCGGGGCGCTGATGACGCTGCTGGTCGACTCCCGGCCCCAGCTCGCTCCGGAATACACGCTGCTGAGCTTCATCATCGTCATCGTCGGCGGGCTGGGCAGCCTGCCGGGCGCCCTGCTGGGCGGCATGCTGATCGGCTTCTCGGAGGCGATGGCCGGCTTCCTGCTGGACCCCTCGCTCAAATCCCTCTTCAGCTATGGTGTGCTGATCGTGGTGTTGCTGCTGCGCCCGCAGGGCCTGCTGGGGAAACGGTCGTGA
- a CDS encoding methyl-accepting chemotaxis protein, protein MKALGNLRIGQRLTVGFASVIAVLVVTVGTGLLLTDNGKSLSRLVADVRMPTALAGQGIVAAVTATNAAMQGYLLTNREDLKQERNVAWDRIDALRQELDGLSARWSDPQVQATWDAVKPLLDHLRRDQDMAESLGTIGDQMGALNSLNDDAIPRANQVMSLLVGDARSNDASGLIPRQRALLQADTEGMIHGADRLVMIQAVLLTLGLLIAAGAVLLTSRSIVRPLGAMTEAMRRLADGDAATPVPATGRGDEIGQMAKAVLVFKDNMIAAREAAAREHAEQDVRARRARAIEELTGRFDREAAAVLGSVSAAAVQMKATASQLAATAEQTTRQSVTVAGASEQASANVQTVATATEELAASVQEIGRQVASSTAIADEAVHKAERADQAMRSLASASAEIVAVIDLITQVASQTRLLALNATIEAARAGEMGKGFAVVAAEVKALADQTTRATDEIAAKIVSVRSETEGAVASIGDVMGTIGRISEVASTIAAAVEQQQAATREIARNIQQAAVGTQDVTSNIADVNRAASETGSAARNVLEAAGSLSDQADGLRSKVEVFLTAVRTA, encoded by the coding sequence ATGAAGGCACTTGGCAATCTGCGGATTGGCCAGCGGCTGACCGTCGGCTTCGCGTCGGTGATCGCGGTGCTGGTGGTGACGGTCGGCACCGGCCTGCTGCTGACCGACAACGGGAAGTCGCTCAGCCGTCTGGTGGCCGATGTCCGCATGCCGACGGCGCTGGCCGGGCAGGGCATCGTGGCGGCGGTCACCGCGACCAACGCGGCCATGCAGGGCTATCTGCTGACCAACCGCGAGGATCTGAAGCAGGAGCGCAACGTCGCCTGGGACCGCATCGACGCGCTGCGCCAGGAGCTGGACGGCCTGTCCGCCCGCTGGTCCGATCCGCAGGTGCAGGCCACCTGGGACGCGGTGAAGCCGCTGCTCGACCATCTGCGCCGCGATCAGGACATGGCCGAATCGCTGGGCACCATCGGCGACCAGATGGGGGCGCTGAATTCCCTCAACGACGACGCGATCCCGCGCGCCAACCAGGTGATGAGCCTGCTGGTCGGCGACGCCCGCTCCAACGACGCCAGCGGCCTGATCCCGCGCCAGCGCGCCCTTCTGCAGGCCGACACGGAGGGGATGATCCACGGCGCCGACCGTCTTGTGATGATCCAGGCGGTCCTGCTGACCCTGGGGCTGCTGATCGCGGCGGGGGCGGTCCTGCTGACCTCCCGTTCCATCGTGCGGCCGCTCGGCGCCATGACCGAGGCGATGCGGCGGCTGGCCGACGGCGACGCCGCGACCCCCGTGCCGGCCACCGGGCGGGGCGACGAGATCGGGCAGATGGCCAAGGCCGTCCTGGTCTTCAAGGACAACATGATCGCCGCGCGCGAGGCGGCGGCGCGCGAGCACGCGGAGCAGGACGTCCGCGCCCGCCGCGCCCGCGCCATCGAGGAGCTGACCGGCCGCTTCGACCGCGAGGCGGCGGCCGTGCTCGGCTCGGTCTCCGCCGCCGCGGTGCAGATGAAGGCGACGGCCAGCCAGCTCGCCGCCACGGCGGAGCAGACCACCCGCCAGTCGGTGACCGTGGCCGGCGCGTCGGAGCAGGCGAGCGCCAACGTGCAGACCGTCGCCACCGCGACGGAGGAGCTGGCCGCCTCGGTGCAGGAGATCGGGCGGCAGGTCGCCAGCAGCACCGCCATCGCCGACGAGGCGGTGCACAAGGCCGAACGCGCCGATCAGGCGATGCGCAGCCTCGCCAGCGCCTCGGCGGAGATCGTCGCGGTGATCGACCTGATCACCCAGGTGGCCTCGCAGACCCGGCTGCTGGCGCTCAACGCCACCATCGAGGCGGCGCGGGCCGGCGAGATGGGCAAGGGCTTCGCCGTCGTGGCGGCGGAGGTGAAGGCGCTGGCCGACCAGACCACCCGCGCCACCGACGAGATCGCCGCGAAGATCGTCTCGGTCCGCAGCGAGACCGAGGGGGCGGTCGCCTCCATCGGCGACGTGATGGGCACCATCGGCCGAATCAGCGAGGTCGCCTCGACCATCGCCGCGGCGGTCGAGCAGCAGCAGGCGGCGACGCGCGAGATCGCCCGAAACATCCAGCAGGCCGCCGTCGGCACGCAGGATGTGACCTCCAACATCGCCGACGTGAACCGGGCGGCCAGCGAGACCGGCAGCGCCGCCCGCAACGTGCTGGAGGCCGCGGGATCGCTGTCCGATCAGGCCGACGGGCTGCGCAGCAAGGTGGAGGTGTTCCTGACCGCGGTGCGCACCGCCTGA